A part of Streptomyces sp. NBC_01451 genomic DNA contains:
- a CDS encoding thioredoxin family protein, producing MRTLPDVRPVLENAAGRRPDLVFGKVDTEAQPEPAGALRISSLPTLMAVHDRTALHPRAVALPPQVWRTSSAGIRAVGVTDVRRRATDSAGAVRRSWQPGSPHGHPGTYRPAVAQGGQRRVRIGRSPAVVGQLTECRDP from the coding sequence GTGCGGACCCTGCCGGATGTTCGGCCCGTCCTGGAGAATGCCGCCGGCCGCCGCCCCGACCTCGTCTTCGGCAAGGTCGACACCGAGGCACAGCCCGAACCCGCCGGGGCCCTGCGGATCTCGTCCCTCCCCACGCTCATGGCGGTCCACGACCGAACCGCCCTCCACCCGCGAGCGGTCGCGCTGCCACCGCAGGTGTGGAGGACCTCATCGGCAGGGATCCGGGCGGTCGGCGTGACGGACGTACGCCGCCGGGCCACGGACTCGGCGGGAGCGGTCCGACGCTCGTGGCAGCCGGGAAGTCCCCACGGGCACCCCGGAACGTATCGACCGGCGGTTGCGCAGGGCGGCCAGCGCCGTGTCCGGATCGGCCGCTCGCCGGCGGTCGTGGGGCAGCTGACCGAATGCCGTGATCCGTAG
- a CDS encoding 6-phosphofructokinase translates to MIRSVVRKGVQEYAFDLVGLRDGWPGALRGDVVPLDIPGVRGILPHAGTILGSSRNNPFKHEDGLRRVRDTLATHSIDALIVIGGEDTLGAATELSRQGIKLVGVPKTIDRLHTTAESHMRALVVEVTGRHSGWIALHAGIAGGANVILIPERPFDMDEVCEQVESRSKSNYAPIVVAAEGVVPRAGQMALREPSACAGWSGTTSARTVNRGQGRRSPGGHALTRVVRRFRGRSPLPGSTPGTDHGPRVRPYEGRSTSLQGPMGSAERSRRAACWTVNPRGGRANLRGSRLRRSG, encoded by the coding sequence GTGATCCGTAGTGTCGTCCGCAAAGGCGTCCAGGAGTACGCCTTCGACCTCGTCGGACTGAGAGACGGCTGGCCCGGTGCCCTCCGGGGCGATGTCGTGCCGTTGGACATCCCCGGCGTGCGGGGCATCCTCCCGCACGCCGGGACCATTCTCGGCTCGTCCCGCAACAACCCGTTCAAACACGAGGACGGTTTGCGGCGTGTGCGGGACACCCTTGCCACGCACAGCATCGACGCGCTCATCGTGATCGGCGGCGAGGACACCCTCGGCGCGGCCACCGAGCTGAGCCGTCAGGGGATCAAGCTGGTCGGCGTGCCGAAGACCATCGACCGCCTCCACACCACGGCCGAGTCGCACATGCGCGCGCTGGTGGTGGAGGTGACGGGGCGGCACTCCGGATGGATCGCCCTGCACGCCGGCATCGCGGGCGGCGCCAACGTGATCCTCATCCCTGAGCGGCCGTTCGACATGGATGAAGTGTGTGAGCAGGTGGAGAGCAGATCCAAGAGCAACTACGCGCCGATCGTCGTGGCGGCCGAAGGGGTCGTTCCCAGAGCAGGACAAATGGCCCTCCGAGAGCCGAGTGCCTGCGCGGGATGGAGCGGGACGACATCGGCGAGGACCGTCAACCGGGGGCAAGGTCGGCGATCGCCGGGTGGGCATGCGCTCACCCGCGTGGTGCGGCGTTTCCGTGGCCGCAGCCCCCTGCCCGGCTCCACCCCGGGAACGGACCACGGTCCCCGCGTCCGTCCCTATGAGGGCCGTTCGACCTCCCTGCAGGGCCCAATGGGCTCTGCCGAGCGATCACGCCGCGCCGCATGTTGGACAGTGAACCCGAGAGGCGGCCGTGCGAACCTCCGTGGCTCCCGCCTTCGGCGTTCCGGGTGA
- a CDS encoding class I fructose-bisphosphate aldolase, with translation MTDIQGLLGDEAKDLLTHTAQGIPKEDLILPGGDFVDRVVAATDRPAQVLRSLQSLFDHGRLAGTGYLSILPVDQGIEHSAASAFAANPRYLDPQHIVELAVEGGCNAVASTLGALGAVSRRYAHRIPFVVKLNHNELLTYPNHYDQIMFGTVQQCFDLGAAGVGATVYFGSEQADRQLREASAAFARAHELGMFTVLWCYLRNPAFTKDGTDYSASADLTGQANHLGVTIEADIVKQKQAENNDGYRTLGFGRTDPLLYDRLTTDHPIDLTRWQVANCYMGRAGLINSGGASVGHDDLAQAVRTAVINKRAGGTGLITGRKAFQRPTAEGIELLHAVQDVYLDDSITIA, from the coding sequence ATGACCGACATCCAAGGTTTGCTGGGCGACGAGGCGAAGGACCTGCTGACCCACACCGCCCAGGGGATTCCCAAGGAAGACCTGATACTGCCGGGTGGTGACTTCGTCGACCGGGTCGTGGCCGCGACCGACCGCCCGGCCCAGGTGCTGCGCAGCCTGCAGTCCCTCTTCGACCACGGCCGTCTGGCCGGCACCGGTTACCTGTCCATCCTGCCGGTCGATCAGGGCATCGAACACTCCGCGGCGTCCGCGTTCGCCGCCAACCCCCGCTACCTCGACCCCCAGCACATCGTCGAACTCGCCGTCGAGGGCGGCTGCAACGCGGTCGCCAGCACGCTCGGGGCACTCGGAGCCGTGTCGCGCCGCTACGCACACAGGATCCCGTTCGTCGTGAAACTCAACCACAACGAACTGCTCACCTACCCCAACCACTACGACCAGATCATGTTCGGCACCGTCCAGCAGTGCTTCGACCTCGGCGCGGCCGGGGTCGGCGCCACCGTCTACTTCGGCTCCGAACAGGCGGACCGCCAACTCCGCGAGGCCAGCGCGGCCTTCGCACGAGCCCACGAACTGGGCATGTTCACCGTGCTCTGGTGCTATCTGCGCAACCCGGCCTTCACGAAGGACGGCACGGACTACTCGGCCTCGGCCGACCTCACCGGCCAGGCCAACCACCTCGGCGTCACCATCGAGGCCGACATCGTCAAACAGAAACAGGCGGAGAACAACGACGGCTACCGCACACTCGGCTTCGGCAGGACCGACCCCCTCCTGTACGACCGGCTCACCACCGACCACCCGATCGACCTCACCCGCTGGCAGGTGGCCAACTGCTACATGGGCCGGGCCGGACTGATCAACAGCGGCGGCGCATCAGTCGGCCACGACGACCTCGCACAAGCGGTCCGGACCGCGGTGATCAACAAGCGGGCCGGCGGCACCGGCCTCATCACCGGCCGCAAAGCCTTCCAACGACCCACCGCAGAAGGCATCGAACTCCTCCACGCCGTCCAGGACGTCTACCTCGACGACAGCATCACCATCGCCTGA
- a CDS encoding MBL fold metallo-hydrolase gives MTGFPSPNSGLRALRPAAFGADPSGERLARIRRSPHFADGVFQNPPGTPRPDGALLGFAKSSLRKEDRVRRAPAGTVPVHATTLADLAKPPVSGLRLTWMGHSSVLTEIDGQRVLFDPVWGERCSPFAFAGPKRLHPVPLPLAALGPVDVVVISHDHYDHLDMPTIKALAGTDTLFAVPLGVGAHLERWGVPADRLRELDWHESTKVGGLTLTATPARHFCGRGLRNTQHTLWASWVVAGAEHRVYHSGDTGYFEGFRDIGADHGPFDATMIQIGAYSDFWPDIHMNPVQGVRSHLDLQQGEPAGVLLPIHWGTFNLAFHPWAEPGEWMKAAADAVGQAVALPVPGQPFEPAGVLPVEPWWRGVGYVPDHEWPVPEIAAKASREDLDLVGEA, from the coding sequence GTGACCGGATTCCCCTCTCCGAACTCAGGGCTGCGCGCGCTGCGGCCCGCGGCCTTCGGTGCGGACCCGAGTGGGGAGCGCCTGGCGCGGATCCGCCGATCGCCGCACTTCGCGGACGGTGTATTCCAGAACCCGCCGGGGACGCCACGGCCCGACGGCGCCCTGCTCGGGTTCGCCAAGTCCTCCCTGCGCAAGGAGGACCGGGTCCGCCGCGCCCCGGCCGGGACGGTGCCGGTGCACGCCACGACGCTCGCCGACCTCGCGAAGCCCCCGGTCAGCGGTCTCCGGCTGACCTGGATGGGCCACTCCAGCGTGCTCACCGAGATCGACGGACAGCGCGTGCTCTTCGACCCCGTCTGGGGCGAGCGCTGTTCGCCGTTCGCCTTCGCCGGGCCCAAGCGGCTGCATCCGGTGCCCCTGCCGCTGGCCGCGCTCGGCCCGGTCGACGTCGTCGTCATCTCGCACGACCACTACGACCACCTGGACATGCCCACGATCAAGGCGCTGGCCGGCACGGACACGCTGTTCGCGGTTCCGCTCGGTGTCGGCGCCCACCTGGAGCGCTGGGGTGTCCCGGCCGACCGGCTGCGCGAGCTGGACTGGCACGAGTCGACGAAGGTCGGCGGCCTGACCCTGACCGCCACCCCGGCCCGCCACTTCTGCGGCCGTGGCCTGCGCAACACCCAGCACACCCTGTGGGCCTCCTGGGTCGTCGCCGGTGCGGAGCACCGCGTCTACCACAGTGGCGACACGGGGTACTTCGAGGGCTTCCGGGACATCGGCGCCGACCACGGCCCGTTCGACGCCACGATGATCCAGATCGGGGCATACAGCGATTTCTGGCCGGACATTCACATGAACCCTGTCCAGGGGGTTCGATCGCACCTCGACCTGCAGCAGGGCGAGCCCGCGGGCGTGCTGCTGCCGATCCATTGGGGGACCTTCAATCTGGCCTTCCATCCGTGGGCCGAGCCTGGAGAGTGGATGAAGGCTGCGGCTGATGCGGTGGGGCAGGCGGTTGCTCTCCCCGTACCCGGCCAGCCGTTCGAGCCGGCTGGGGTGCTGCCTGTCGAGCCGTGGTGGCGGGGTGTCGGATACGTGCCCGACCACGAGTGGCCCGTTCCGGAGATCGCTGCGAAGGCGAGCCGTGAGGACCTTGATCTTGTGGGCGAGGCCTGA
- a CDS encoding Glu/Leu/Phe/Val dehydrogenase dimerization domain-containing protein yields MATTQGAPLLSLTWTDHVTGRQGFLVVDRLVRGVSSGGLRMRAGCTLDEVAGLARGMTMKEALHYNPEGRYIPLGGAKGGVDCDPRDPDAYGMLVRYLRAMRPYVESVWTTGEDLGLTQDLVDRAASEVGLESSIQAVYPLLDDEIAARARLADAFTVEVDGIGLDELVGGCGVAESVLTALDRAAVPYAGTRFAVQGLGTMGGATARFLTHAGLTLVAVADIKGTIANPAGLDVEALLAARDTYGTVDRGVLRPDDRELPGEAWLSTEAEVLVPAAVSYAVDTGNQAGITAGWVVEAANMPVLPEAEELLAARGVVVLPDVVVNSGTNAWWWWTLFGDIGAEAEEAFAHTRRSMRALVDQVLARAEADGTTPRAAAHAIVENRLPVIAERFGWYR; encoded by the coding sequence ATGGCAACCACCCAGGGCGCTCCCCTGCTCTCCCTCACCTGGACCGATCACGTCACCGGCCGCCAGGGCTTCCTCGTCGTGGACAGGCTGGTACGGGGCGTTTCCAGCGGCGGGCTGCGGATGCGCGCGGGCTGCACCCTGGACGAGGTCGCCGGACTGGCCCGGGGCATGACCATGAAGGAGGCGCTCCACTACAACCCGGAGGGCCGCTACATCCCGCTGGGCGGCGCCAAGGGCGGTGTCGACTGCGACCCCCGGGACCCGGACGCGTACGGCATGCTGGTGCGCTACCTGCGCGCGATGCGGCCGTACGTCGAGAGCGTCTGGACCACGGGCGAGGACCTGGGCCTCACCCAGGACCTGGTCGACCGGGCGGCATCCGAAGTCGGGCTGGAATCGTCGATCCAGGCCGTCTACCCGCTGCTGGACGACGAGATCGCGGCCCGCGCGCGGCTCGCGGACGCCTTCACGGTCGAGGTGGACGGCATCGGGCTCGACGAGCTGGTCGGCGGCTGCGGGGTCGCGGAGTCCGTGCTCACGGCGCTCGACCGGGCCGCGGTGCCGTACGCCGGCACCCGATTCGCCGTACAGGGGCTCGGCACCATGGGCGGGGCCACGGCACGCTTCCTCACGCACGCGGGGCTCACGTTGGTGGCGGTCGCCGACATCAAGGGGACGATCGCCAACCCGGCGGGGCTCGACGTCGAGGCGCTGCTCGCGGCCCGGGACACGTACGGCACCGTGGACCGCGGGGTGCTGCGCCCCGACGACCGCGAACTGCCGGGCGAGGCCTGGCTGTCCACGGAGGCGGAGGTGCTGGTGCCGGCGGCGGTCTCGTACGCCGTCGACACCGGGAACCAGGCGGGGATCACCGCAGGTTGGGTCGTCGAGGCCGCCAACATGCCCGTGCTGCCGGAGGCCGAGGAGCTGCTGGCCGCGCGCGGCGTCGTCGTACTGCCGGACGTGGTCGTCAACTCCGGGACGAACGCCTGGTGGTGGTGGACGCTGTTCGGGGACATCGGCGCGGAGGCGGAGGAGGCGTTCGCGCACACCAGGCGCTCGATGCGTGCCCTGGTCGACCAGGTGCTCGCTCGCGCGGAGGCCGACGGGACGACTCCGCGTGCGGCGGCGCACGCGATCGTCGAGAACCGCCTCCCGGTGATCGCGGAGCGGTTCGGGTGGTACCGGTGA
- a CDS encoding TetR/AcrR family transcriptional regulator, producing the protein MARVRLSVAERREELLRAAIEQIEARGVAAVRIADVAAVLGVSNALVLYHFSTKEKLVAAAFRYAAEADLTHLGKLLGRRSPALRRLRSAVRWYAPTGQAKGWRLWIEGWAVSLRDPGLREVAGDLDRRWKAAITEVIAEGVAAGEFECPDPGGTALRLTALLDGLAVQMTAYDGVSRARAEQWVDAALAAELGLEQAALTSGR; encoded by the coding sequence GTGGCAAGGGTGCGGTTGAGCGTGGCCGAGCGGCGCGAGGAGTTGTTGCGGGCCGCCATCGAGCAGATCGAGGCACGGGGTGTGGCGGCGGTCAGGATCGCCGACGTGGCCGCCGTCCTCGGGGTGAGCAACGCGCTGGTGCTCTACCACTTCTCGACCAAGGAGAAACTGGTCGCCGCCGCGTTCCGGTACGCGGCCGAGGCCGACCTCACTCACCTGGGCAAGCTTCTCGGGCGCCGTTCCCCGGCGCTGCGCCGACTGCGGTCCGCCGTCCGCTGGTACGCGCCGACCGGTCAGGCCAAGGGCTGGCGCCTCTGGATCGAGGGGTGGGCGGTGTCCCTGCGCGACCCCGGGCTGCGGGAGGTCGCCGGGGACCTGGACCGGCGCTGGAAGGCCGCGATCACCGAGGTCATCGCGGAGGGGGTGGCCGCGGGCGAGTTCGAGTGCCCCGACCCCGGGGGTACGGCGCTGCGGCTCACGGCGCTGCTGGACGGACTGGCCGTCCAGATGACGGCGTACGACGGGGTGTCGCGGGCGCGGGCCGAACAGTGGGTGGACGCTGCGCTGGCCGCGGAACTGGGGCTGGAGCAGGCCGCGTTGACATCGGGCAGGTGA
- a CDS encoding SGNH/GDSL hydrolase family protein: protein MIGSYVAVGDSFTEGVGDPGPDGAFVGWADRFAVLLADRRPEGDFDYTNLAVRGRLLDQIVAEQLPQAREQAPDLVSFCAGGNDIIRPGSDPDEVAERFERAVIGLTSAVGTVMVTTGFDTRNVPVLKHMRGKIATYNGHLRAIADRYGCPVLDLWSLKTIQDRRAWDGDRLHLSPEGHTRVALRAGQVLGLEIPADPDQPWPELPPRGTFEIRRDDVNWAREYLVPWIGRRLRGESSGDHVTAKGSLSPVDIKSRIDWVA, encoded by the coding sequence GTGATCGGGTCGTACGTGGCGGTGGGGGACAGCTTCACCGAGGGCGTTGGCGACCCCGGCCCCGACGGGGCGTTCGTCGGCTGGGCCGACCGGTTCGCGGTACTGCTCGCGGACCGGCGCCCGGAGGGCGACTTCGACTACACGAACCTCGCGGTACGCGGGAGGCTGCTCGACCAGATCGTGGCCGAGCAGCTTCCGCAGGCCAGGGAGCAGGCGCCGGACCTGGTCTCCTTCTGCGCGGGCGGCAACGACATCATCCGGCCCGGCAGCGACCCGGACGAGGTCGCCGAGCGCTTCGAGCGAGCGGTGATCGGCCTCACCTCGGCGGTCGGCACGGTCATGGTGACGACCGGGTTCGACACCCGCAACGTCCCGGTGCTGAAGCACATGCGCGGCAAGATCGCCACGTACAACGGACATCTGCGGGCCATCGCCGACCGGTACGGCTGTCCCGTGCTCGACCTGTGGTCCCTGAAGACCATCCAGGACCGCCGGGCCTGGGACGGCGACCGGCTGCATCTGTCGCCCGAGGGTCACACGCGCGTGGCGCTGCGCGCGGGACAGGTCCTCGGCCTGGAGATCCCGGCCGACCCGGACCAGCCCTGGCCCGAGCTGCCGCCGCGGGGCACCTTCGAGATCCGCCGCGACGACGTCAACTGGGCCCGCGAGTACCTGGTCCCGTGGATCGGCCGGCGCCTGCGCGGCGAGTCGTCGGGCGACCACGTGACGGCCAAGGGGAGCCTGTCGCCGGTCGACATCAAGAGCCGGATCGACTGGGTCGCGTGA
- a CDS encoding M23 family metallopeptidase, with the protein MPAKGKHRRPKSQRFTRSIAVAGTGGAALALPLLGATGAHAATAESATQSVSTLSETAKSVTAENVSAKTAKTEKSAASAPSAAEKSSVRTYAVQAGDYLSKIAQEQSVSGGWQKLYSDNRTAIGADPGLIHPGLKLTIGKKAASASSPSSSSAKSSSSSKSTRTESSKPAAESATAQTSTTTEVADTGSSGGFTLPVAGATIGTAYHVAGSMWSSGYHTGVDFVVPTGTSLKAVGAGTVVSAGWGGAYGNQVVIQLADGYYAQYAHLSQLSVSAGQSVTEGQQIGLSGATGNVTGPHLHFEIRTTPDYGSDVDPVAYLRSKGVAVG; encoded by the coding sequence ATGCCCGCGAAGGGTAAGCACCGCCGTCCGAAGTCCCAGCGATTCACCCGCTCGATAGCCGTCGCCGGAACCGGCGGAGCGGCACTCGCTCTGCCGTTGCTGGGAGCCACCGGAGCCCATGCGGCCACGGCCGAGTCCGCGACGCAGTCCGTGTCGACGCTTTCGGAGACCGCCAAGTCCGTAACGGCCGAAAACGTCTCCGCCAAGACGGCCAAAACCGAGAAGTCCGCGGCGTCGGCGCCTTCCGCCGCCGAGAAGTCGAGTGTCAGGACCTACGCGGTCCAGGCCGGCGACTACCTCTCGAAGATCGCCCAGGAGCAGAGCGTCAGCGGTGGCTGGCAGAAGCTCTACTCGGACAACCGCACCGCCATCGGCGCCGATCCGGGTCTGATCCACCCCGGTCTGAAGCTGACGATCGGCAAGAAGGCCGCGTCGGCCTCCTCGCCTTCCTCGTCCTCCGCCAAGTCCTCGTCCTCCTCGAAGTCCACGCGGACGGAGAGTTCCAAGCCGGCCGCCGAGAGCGCGACGGCCCAGACCTCGACGACGACCGAGGTTGCCGACACCGGCAGTTCGGGCGGCTTCACGCTTCCGGTGGCCGGTGCCACCATCGGCACCGCCTACCACGTCGCGGGCAGCATGTGGTCCAGCGGCTACCACACGGGCGTCGACTTCGTCGTCCCGACCGGTACCTCGCTCAAGGCCGTCGGCGCCGGCACCGTCGTCTCCGCCGGCTGGGGCGGCGCGTACGGCAACCAGGTCGTCATCCAGCTCGCCGACGGCTACTACGCCCAGTACGCCCACCTCTCCCAGCTCTCCGTCTCGGCGGGCCAGAGCGTGACGGAGGGGCAGCAGATCGGCCTCTCCGGTGCCACCGGCAACGTGACCGGGCCGCACCTGCACTTCGAGATCCGCACCACCCCGGACTACGGCTCCGACGTGGACCCGGTCGCGTATCTCCGCTCGAAGGGCGTCGCCGTCGGCTGA
- a CDS encoding alpha-galactosidase, which yields MLEIAGTGRTWLLSGPTSSYGVHLTEDDELLHLHWGPRIALADAEALAVRPLPDYWPFEAPLDGHEEYPVEGGPRFVRPALSVRTDERRGTEWRFEAYETEGGAGGDELRLRFRDAGLVITLHYRMRHDVVERWVTLTHDGPAGTGPLELLRADSATWTLPERDGWRLSQLHGRWAAESRLVRTDLTYGEKVIGSRRGHTGHQHLPWVALDTDATEERGEVYACALGWSGSWRIAVAQLPDARVQVTGGAGYDDSGLLRLAAGESFTTPVFAGLWTDLGHGGASRAWHAYQRAFVVPDADRDRPVLYNSWEATEFDISEEQQGTLARRAAAIGVELFVVDDGWFGARTSDRAGLGDWTPNPDRFPAGLKPLAEYVHALGMQFGIWVEPEMVNPDSDLYRAHPDWVQFQPGRKRTEFRNQLVLNLARDDVREYLWEQLDGMLSSAPIDYVKWDFNRCFTDAGWPGEDYPQRLWVDHVHGLYALLDRLREAHPNVAFESCSGGGGRIDLGVLARTDQVWTSDNTDPLDRLAIQEGFSQIHPARVMAAWVTDSPNTQLNGRVSSLRFRFVSAMAGVLGVGGDLTKWTEEELAEAGEWVGLYKEIRPVVQRGDLYRLRRPTGGLSAVQYVLGDETVVLAWLQAQHYGEPVPALRLRGLDPAATYECRETGEIHRGAVLLHRGLRTGLKGDLEAAVFRLRRI from the coding sequence ATGCTGGAAATTGCCGGAACCGGTCGTACATGGCTCCTCTCGGGGCCCACCAGCAGTTACGGCGTCCATCTCACCGAGGACGACGAACTGCTGCACCTGCACTGGGGTCCCCGGATCGCACTCGCCGACGCGGAGGCGCTCGCCGTCCGTCCGCTGCCCGACTACTGGCCCTTCGAGGCGCCGCTCGACGGCCACGAGGAGTACCCGGTGGAGGGCGGCCCCCGTTTCGTCAGGCCCGCGCTGTCCGTGCGGACCGACGAGCGCCGGGGCACCGAGTGGCGCTTCGAGGCGTACGAGACCGAGGGCGGCGCCGGGGGTGACGAGCTGCGGCTGAGGTTCCGTGACGCGGGGCTGGTGATCACGCTCCACTACCGGATGCGCCACGACGTCGTGGAGCGCTGGGTGACCCTCACCCATGACGGGCCCGCCGGAACCGGCCCGCTGGAGCTGCTCCGCGCGGACTCCGCCACCTGGACGCTCCCCGAACGCGACGGCTGGCGTCTCTCCCAGCTGCACGGACGCTGGGCCGCCGAGTCCCGGCTCGTGAGAACGGACCTCACCTACGGTGAGAAGGTCATCGGCAGCCGGCGCGGTCACACCGGGCACCAGCACCTGCCCTGGGTGGCGCTCGACACCGACGCGACCGAGGAGCGCGGCGAGGTGTACGCGTGCGCGCTCGGCTGGTCGGGCTCCTGGCGGATCGCCGTCGCCCAACTGCCCGACGCGCGCGTGCAGGTCACCGGCGGCGCCGGATACGACGACTCGGGCCTGCTGCGCCTTGCGGCGGGCGAGTCCTTCACCACGCCCGTCTTCGCGGGGCTGTGGACCGACCTGGGGCACGGCGGGGCGAGCCGGGCATGGCACGCGTACCAGCGCGCGTTCGTCGTCCCGGACGCGGACCGGGACCGGCCCGTGCTCTACAACTCCTGGGAGGCCACGGAGTTCGACATCTCCGAGGAGCAGCAGGGGACGCTGGCCCGGCGGGCCGCCGCGATCGGCGTCGAACTGTTCGTCGTGGACGACGGCTGGTTCGGGGCCCGTACCAGCGACCGGGCCGGGCTCGGCGACTGGACGCCCAACCCGGACCGCTTCCCGGCGGGCCTGAAGCCGCTCGCCGAGTACGTGCACGCCCTGGGGATGCAGTTCGGCATCTGGGTCGAGCCCGAGATGGTCAATCCGGACAGTGACCTGTACCGCGCGCACCCCGACTGGGTGCAGTTCCAGCCGGGACGGAAGCGGACGGAGTTCCGCAACCAGCTCGTACTGAACCTCGCGCGCGACGATGTCCGCGAGTACCTCTGGGAGCAGCTCGACGGGATGCTCTCCAGCGCCCCGATCGACTATGTGAAGTGGGACTTCAACCGCTGCTTCACCGACGCCGGCTGGCCCGGTGAGGACTACCCGCAGCGTCTCTGGGTCGACCACGTGCACGGGCTGTACGCCCTGCTGGACCGGTTGCGGGAGGCCCATCCGAACGTCGCCTTCGAGTCCTGCTCGGGCGGCGGAGGCCGGATCGACCTCGGTGTCCTCGCTCGTACGGACCAGGTGTGGACCTCCGACAACACCGACCCGCTGGACCGGCTCGCCATCCAGGAGGGCTTCAGTCAGATCCATCCGGCGCGGGTCATGGCGGCCTGGGTCACGGACAGCCCGAACACCCAGCTCAACGGCCGGGTGAGCTCGTTGCGGTTCCGGTTCGTGAGCGCGATGGCCGGAGTGCTCGGTGTCGGCGGCGACCTCACGAAGTGGACGGAGGAGGAGCTGGCCGAGGCGGGGGAGTGGGTGGGGCTCTACAAGGAGATCCGGCCCGTCGTGCAGCGCGGCGACCTCTACCGGCTGCGGCGCCCCACCGGCGGGCTGAGCGCGGTGCAGTACGTGCTCGGGGACGAGACCGTCGTCCTCGCCTGGCTCCAGGCGCAGCACTACGGGGAACCGGTCCCGGCGCTGCGGTTGCGCGGCCTCGACCCGGCGGCGACCTATGAATGCCGTGAAACGGGTGAAATCCACCGTGGGGCCGTGCTCCTGCATCGTGGCCTGCGGACCGGGCTGAAGGGTGACCTCGAAGCGGCGGTTTTCCGACTTCGTCGGATCTGA
- a CDS encoding tyrosine-protein phosphatase, whose translation MTQQVPSTEPELGGVRNFRDVGGLPTVDGRRVAYGRLFRSGHLAHATDQDAAFLGSLGLHTIFDFRNAADIGLEGPDIELPGVRNVNIPLSDPAHGAEFWKMVRDGDLDELRSLLADGKAEQRMISSYREIVRDRTAEHSRMIHALAEDSVPALMHCAAGKDRAGLSIAVTLLAVGVERDAIVADYMESNAEHRRYKVRRSGSAAKAYSSEVLELLNPLFGTRPEYLMAAVETAEETWGSVDSYLEQGLGVTPELRERLRERFLD comes from the coding sequence GTGACGCAGCAGGTCCCGTCGACCGAACCCGAGCTGGGCGGTGTACGAAACTTTCGTGACGTGGGCGGACTGCCGACGGTGGACGGGCGACGCGTGGCGTACGGACGGCTGTTCCGCAGCGGCCATCTCGCCCACGCGACCGACCAGGACGCGGCCTTCCTCGGCTCCCTCGGGCTGCACACGATCTTCGACTTCCGCAACGCGGCGGACATCGGCCTGGAGGGGCCGGACATCGAGCTGCCGGGCGTGCGCAACGTGAACATCCCGCTGTCCGACCCGGCTCACGGCGCGGAGTTCTGGAAGATGGTCCGGGACGGCGATCTCGACGAGCTGCGCAGCCTGCTGGCGGACGGCAAGGCCGAGCAGCGGATGATCAGCTCCTATCGCGAGATCGTCAGGGACCGCACGGCCGAGCACTCCCGGATGATCCACGCGCTGGCGGAGGACAGCGTCCCGGCCCTGATGCACTGCGCGGCCGGCAAGGACCGCGCGGGTCTGTCCATCGCGGTGACACTGCTCGCCGTCGGGGTGGAGCGCGACGCGATCGTGGCGGACTACATGGAGTCGAACGCGGAGCACCGCCGTTACAAGGTGCGTCGCAGCGGCTCCGCGGCCAAGGCCTACAGCTCCGAGGTCCTGGAACTGCTCAACCCGCTCTTCGGCACCCGTCCCGAGTATCTGATGGCGGCCGTGGAGACCGCCGAGGAGACCTGGGGCAGCGTCGACAGCTATCTGGAACAGGGACTGGGCGTCACGCCCGAGCTGCGGGAGCGGCTGCGCGAGCGGTTCCTCGACTGA
- a CDS encoding DUF6126 family protein yields MTDMEDKFPRALWVRLIIYIAVGHLFAGFIYLLFEVGAKQ; encoded by the coding sequence ATGACCGACATGGAGGACAAGTTCCCGCGAGCCCTGTGGGTCCGCCTGATCATCTACATCGCGGTCGGACACCTCTTCGCCGGCTTCATCTACCTGCTTTTCGAGGTGGGCGCGAAGCAGTAG